A DNA window from Roseovarius sp. Pro17 contains the following coding sequences:
- a CDS encoding MupA/Atu3671 family FMN-dependent luciferase-like monooxygenase has protein sequence MSMFRSVIIGNESLAVQCGEMLLEGGHAIAAVVTRNRDVRDWAKSHDLPVHAPGAGLAERLVDSEFDWLFSIANLDLIPQAVLDMAAKGAVNFHDGPLPSYAGLNAPIWALINQKQRHGITWHMISGEIDKGDIISQTQFDISDRDTGLTLNTKCYSAAIESFGAVISALASGAPELTPQDLSQRSYFARDDRPKAAGRLDFTQPAEALAALVRALDHGDYWNPLCCPKIAAADQIWLPRTATIADKGPDAVPGTVIAADSGTLTVATGTRPIILSEFRDCFGAIVRADAIARPGDLLPSVTAQEAELISAALASALPGEAHRRARLETMIHPELSLIDPGADSGRAIQKALQLRKTASPEILQAALALFVARLGETDQIDIAWQLPGGPDTPQSGYISDWVPVRTEIRQTVAAVRDALARDIKTARELGGFPCDLAARIPDLRQPCIPAVGLSQDITQGLIEGTSLTLLMADGDATLVANSGHVTEDALDLIAARLEHLCTLMSDPASDDLEATDLPILPETEQTLVLRTWNDTVADYDETACIHQLFEAQVARTPDADAIVFEGETLTYSQLNTRANQAAHILRDMGVGPGTLVGIHTRRSPDLLIGALAILKAGAGYVPMDPAYPADRTALYIEDSAAPVVITQSDLAADLPPHDAQVLLLDTKQVLQETRQDNPQSDVTSKDIAYVIYTSGSTGRPKGVMIEHRNVSNFFTGMDARIRHDPPGIWLAVTSLSFDISVLELFWTLTRGFKLILSSDENRALVAGASTQRRAVSGKGMEFSLYYWGNDDKPGREKYRLMLEGAKFADQNGFCAVWTPERHFHAFGGPYPNPSVTGAAVAAVTRNIAVRAGSCVAPLHHIARIAEEWSVVDNLTNGRAGLAIASGWQPDDFLLKPENTPPQNKEAMFDAIRDLRKLWKGEPVEFPRQNGEMHAVLTQPRPVSDAPEIWVTTAGNPETWKDAGRHGAHILTHLLGQSADEVAEKIGLYHAELRKAGHNPDDFKITLMLHTFVAETREKARDVASGPMKDYLRSAAGLIKQYAWAFPAFKKPEGVTNPFELDLGELEPDEMEGILDFAFERYFEDSGLFGTIEDCLDRVEQLKRIGVSEIACLIEYGIPVDDVLEGLKPLTEVLRQSNTAETLPDDDFSIAAQIVRHDVTHLQCTPSMAQMLLMNDEARYALKRIKHVMIGGEALSGSLVSELATLTDAHIENMYGPTETTIWSTTETAIPVEGIVNIGRPIANTQVYVLDEDLRPVPVGQPGDLYIAGAGVARGYWQRPDLTEERFVDDPFSGTDAPMYHTGDLARWRTDGRLDFLGRADHQVKLRGYRIELGEIESVIDAFPGVRQSVVMAREDTPGLTQLVAYLITDAPVSDSNLRERLAANLPDYMVPTHFVTLDSLPLTPNKKIDRKALPAPAPRVAAAQPADTATATATATATATAKVANGGDTVQKIAAIWSQILGIPNIGGRDNFFDLGGHSLLAVQAHREIRKHLAVPKLSITDIFRFPTLSALAATVDEKTGAAEPETPQNSPAAEDKAASRSDAMSRRRAMRARRPSNTA, from the coding sequence ATGTCCATGTTCCGCTCTGTAATCATTGGCAATGAATCCCTCGCTGTTCAATGCGGTGAAATGCTGCTGGAAGGCGGGCATGCCATTGCTGCGGTCGTCACCCGTAATCGCGATGTCCGGGACTGGGCCAAATCCCATGATCTGCCCGTCCATGCGCCGGGCGCCGGTCTTGCCGAACGGCTTGTCGATAGCGAGTTTGACTGGCTTTTCAGCATCGCCAATCTCGACCTCATCCCGCAGGCTGTTCTGGACATGGCCGCTAAGGGCGCGGTGAATTTTCACGACGGCCCCCTGCCTAGTTATGCGGGTCTGAACGCGCCGATCTGGGCCCTGATCAATCAGAAACAACGGCATGGCATCACCTGGCACATGATTTCAGGGGAGATCGACAAGGGCGATATCATATCCCAGACCCAATTCGACATCAGCGACAGGGATACCGGCCTGACCCTGAATACAAAATGCTACAGCGCAGCAATCGAAAGCTTTGGTGCGGTCATCAGTGCGCTTGCCTCAGGCGCTCCGGAACTCACACCGCAGGATCTGTCGCAGCGCAGCTACTTTGCGCGGGACGACCGACCCAAGGCCGCAGGCCGGTTGGATTTCACGCAACCCGCCGAAGCCCTGGCCGCCTTGGTCCGCGCGCTCGATCATGGGGATTACTGGAATCCGCTATGTTGCCCGAAAATCGCCGCCGCAGACCAGATATGGCTGCCCCGAACCGCCACTATTGCGGATAAGGGCCCGGACGCCGTCCCCGGCACGGTGATCGCCGCCGATTCCGGAACCCTGACTGTGGCGACAGGAACCCGGCCCATTATTCTGAGTGAATTCCGAGATTGTTTTGGCGCAATCGTTCGCGCCGATGCCATTGCGCGGCCCGGTGACCTGCTCCCATCGGTCACGGCGCAGGAGGCAGAACTGATCTCCGCCGCCCTGGCCAGTGCATTGCCGGGCGAAGCGCATCGGCGCGCGCGACTGGAGACGATGATACATCCCGAATTATCGCTGATCGATCCGGGCGCAGACTCCGGGCGGGCCATTCAAAAGGCGCTGCAGCTTCGCAAAACCGCCAGCCCCGAAATTCTGCAAGCAGCGCTGGCGTTATTTGTCGCCCGTCTTGGTGAAACCGACCAGATCGACATTGCCTGGCAGTTACCGGGCGGGCCGGATACCCCGCAATCGGGCTACATCAGTGATTGGGTTCCGGTTCGGACCGAAATCCGCCAAACTGTTGCGGCGGTCCGCGACGCCCTTGCCCGCGACATCAAAACCGCTCGCGAACTTGGCGGGTTCCCATGTGATCTGGCGGCCCGCATTCCCGACCTTCGCCAGCCTTGCATTCCTGCGGTTGGCCTATCCCAAGACATAACGCAGGGTCTGATTGAGGGGACGTCGCTGACACTTTTGATGGCCGATGGAGACGCCACGCTCGTCGCCAATAGCGGCCATGTCACCGAAGACGCGCTTGACCTGATCGCTGCCCGCCTGGAGCATCTATGCACCCTGATGAGTGATCCGGCATCGGATGATCTTGAGGCGACAGACCTGCCCATCCTGCCGGAGACCGAGCAGACTCTGGTCCTGCGCACATGGAACGACACGGTTGCCGATTATGACGAAACCGCATGTATTCACCAGCTTTTCGAAGCTCAGGTTGCCCGGACACCGGACGCGGACGCCATCGTTTTCGAGGGTGAAACTCTCACATATTCCCAACTGAATACGCGCGCCAATCAGGCCGCGCATATTCTGCGTGACATGGGGGTCGGGCCGGGAACGCTGGTCGGGATCCATACCCGCCGCTCACCTGATCTGCTAATAGGTGCGCTGGCCATACTAAAGGCCGGCGCTGGCTATGTCCCGATGGATCCGGCCTATCCCGCCGACCGCACCGCGCTCTATATTGAGGATAGCGCCGCACCAGTCGTCATCACGCAATCCGATCTGGCGGCGGACTTGCCGCCTCACGACGCTCAGGTTCTTCTTCTCGACACCAAACAGGTGCTGCAAGAGACCCGGCAGGACAATCCTCAAAGCGATGTTACGTCAAAGGATATCGCTTACGTGATCTATACCTCGGGCTCAACCGGGCGGCCCAAGGGTGTGATGATCGAGCACCGGAATGTATCAAACTTCTTCACCGGTATGGACGCCCGCATCCGGCATGACCCGCCGGGCATCTGGCTGGCCGTAACCAGTCTGTCCTTCGACATCTCGGTTCTGGAACTGTTCTGGACCCTGACCCGTGGCTTCAAGCTGATCCTCAGCAGCGACGAAAATCGCGCCCTTGTGGCAGGAGCATCTACACAACGGCGGGCCGTCTCAGGAAAAGGCATGGAGTTTAGCCTCTATTATTGGGGGAATGACGACAAGCCGGGGCGTGAGAAGTACCGGCTGATGCTGGAAGGCGCCAAGTTCGCCGATCAAAACGGGTTCTGCGCCGTTTGGACGCCGGAACGGCATTTCCACGCTTTCGGTGGGCCCTACCCCAACCCGTCCGTCACCGGGGCCGCCGTCGCAGCGGTCACGCGCAATATCGCTGTGCGCGCAGGCAGTTGCGTTGCCCCGCTGCACCACATCGCCCGCATTGCCGAGGAATGGTCGGTGGTCGACAACCTCACCAATGGGCGTGCAGGTCTTGCCATTGCATCTGGTTGGCAGCCGGACGATTTCCTACTGAAGCCTGAAAACACGCCTCCACAAAACAAGGAAGCGATGTTCGACGCCATCCGCGACCTGCGCAAGTTGTGGAAGGGCGAGCCGGTCGAGTTTCCCCGCCAAAACGGCGAGATGCATGCAGTGCTGACCCAGCCCAGACCCGTCTCGGACGCGCCTGAAATTTGGGTCACGACCGCTGGTAACCCCGAAACTTGGAAGGATGCCGGCCGTCACGGCGCCCATATCCTGACCCATCTTCTGGGCCAGAGCGCTGACGAAGTAGCCGAAAAGATCGGTCTCTATCACGCTGAGTTGCGAAAGGCAGGCCATAATCCAGATGATTTCAAGATCACCCTGATGCTGCACACCTTCGTGGCCGAAACGCGCGAAAAGGCGCGCGATGTCGCCAGTGGGCCAATGAAGGACTACCTGCGCTCGGCCGCTGGCTTGATCAAGCAATACGCTTGGGCCTTTCCTGCCTTCAAAAAACCCGAGGGTGTAACCAATCCGTTCGAACTTGACCTAGGAGAGCTTGAGCCGGACGAAATGGAAGGCATCCTTGATTTCGCGTTCGAGCGGTATTTTGAGGACTCTGGGCTGTTTGGCACGATTGAGGACTGTCTCGACCGAGTCGAGCAGCTAAAGCGGATCGGCGTCAGTGAAATCGCCTGCCTAATTGAATACGGGATCCCCGTGGATGACGTTCTGGAGGGTCTGAAGCCCCTGACCGAGGTGCTGCGTCAGTCCAACACCGCAGAAACATTGCCCGATGACGATTTTTCAATCGCTGCCCAGATCGTCCGGCACGACGTGACCCATCTGCAATGCACGCCGAGCATGGCGCAGATGTTGTTGATGAACGACGAGGCAAGATATGCCCTCAAAAGGATAAAGCACGTGATGATCGGCGGCGAGGCGCTGTCCGGTTCTCTGGTTTCAGAGCTTGCTACTCTGACCGACGCGCATATTGAAAACATGTACGGCCCCACAGAAACGACCATCTGGTCGACGACCGAAACCGCCATCCCCGTCGAGGGGATCGTCAATATCGGTCGGCCCATAGCCAATACGCAGGTCTATGTGCTGGACGAAGATCTGCGCCCTGTTCCCGTCGGCCAACCCGGAGATCTTTATATCGCAGGTGCAGGGGTGGCACGCGGCTACTGGCAACGGCCCGACCTGACGGAAGAGCGTTTTGTGGACGACCCCTTTAGCGGCACTGACGCCCCTATGTACCATACCGGTGATCTGGCGCGCTGGCGCACCGATGGGCGGCTCGATTTTCTGGGCCGCGCCGATCATCAGGTCAAACTGCGCGGCTACCGGATTGAGCTGGGCGAAATCGAGAGCGTCATCGACGCCTTCCCCGGCGTGCGTCAATCGGTGGTCATGGCCCGCGAAGATACCCCGGGGCTGACCCAGCTCGTCGCCTATCTAATAACCGACGCCCCTGTCAGCGACAGCAATTTGCGCGAACGCCTTGCGGCGAACCTGCCGGATTATATGGTGCCGACGCATTTCGTCACGCTGGACAGCTTGCCGCTGACACCGAACAAGAAGATTGATCGCAAGGCACTGCCAGCCCCTGCGCCGCGTGTCGCCGCCGCGCAGCCCGCTGACACAGCCACAGCCACAGCCACAGCCACAGCCACAGCCACAGCCAAAGTCGCTAATGGCGGCGATACGGTGCAAAAGATTGCGGCCATATGGTCTCAGATTCTTGGTATCCCCAATATTGGCGGGCGCGATAATTTCTTTGATCTCGGCGGGCATTCCCTTCTGGCGGTCCAGGCGCATCGCGAGATCCGCAAGCACCTTGCGGTTCCGAAGCTGAGCATTACGGACATCTTCCGCTTTCCGACCCTCTCGGCGCTGGCCGCAACCGTCGACGAAAAAACCGGTGCCGCAGAACCTGAAACGCCGCAGAATAGCCCGGCAGCAGAAGACAAGGCCGCCAGCCGCAGCGATGCCATGTCGCGCCGCCGTGCGATGCGGGCAAGGCGCCCATCCAACACTGCATGA
- a CDS encoding integrase core domain-containing protein produces MATLKWVQETGLDWHFIAPVKPHQNGFTESFNGKLRLSRQIAMQSPAR; encoded by the coding sequence GTGGCCACCCTCAAATGGGTCCAGGAGACGGGTCTCGACTGGCACTTCATCGCACCCGTCAAGCCTCATCAGAACGGTTTCACCGAAAGCTTCAATGGCAAGCTGCGGCTCTCTCGGCAGATCGCTATGCAATCGCCCGCCCGGTAA
- a CDS encoding IS3 family transposase (programmed frameshift): protein MNKKSGTSKDAADKLVKNIRRKTRQTYSAEEKIRIVLAGLRGEESISVLCRREGIAESLYYSWSKEFLEAGKRRLSGDTARQATSPEVKDLRSESLALKECVADLTLENRLLKKKHDRGWGGREMRYPASEKLEIIRTVEGSHLPARQTLDMLGIPRATFYRWYDRYVDGGLDALADHAPRPGSVWNRIPQDRRDDLIEFALEFEALTTRELAVKYTDEKRYFISESSAYRILKEADLITAPAHVVIKAADEFKDKTTAINQMWQTDFTYFKIIGWGWYYLSTILDDYSRYIIAWKLCSTMRAADVTDTIELALAESGCDQAVVRHKPRLLSDNGSCYISGDLADWLEDHKMTHVRGAPFHPQTQGKIERWHQTMKNRVLLENYYLPGDLEQQIGAFVEYYNNQRYHESLNNVTPADVYFGRDKAILREREKIKKQTIRQRRLQHQKQAA from the exons ATGAACAAGAAATCCGGAACGTCTAAGGACGCAGCTGACAAGCTGGTCAAGAACATCCGCCGCAAGACCCGTCAGACCTATTCGGCTGAGGAGAAGATCCGCATCGTCTTGGCGGGTCTGCGAGGCGAAGAGAGCATTTCGGTGCTCTGTCGCCGTGAAGGCATCGCCGAAAGCCTATATTACAGCTGGTCGAAGGAATTCCTTGAGGCTGGCAAGCGGCGATTGTCCGGCGACACGGCCCGGCAGGCAACGTCGCCAGAAGTCAAAGATCTGCGCTCGGAGTCACTTGCCCTGAAGGAATGCGTGGCAGACCTGACCCTTGAGAACCGTCTGCTCA AAAAAAAGCATGACAGGGGCTGGGGAGGCAGAGAAATGAGGTATCCCGCGTCCGAGAAGCTGGAAATCATCCGAACGGTTGAAGGCTCACATCTACCGGCCAGGCAGACCCTCGACATGCTGGGCATCCCGCGCGCGACCTTCTACCGTTGGTATGATCGTTATGTCGACGGCGGCCTTGATGCCCTGGCGGACCACGCACCCCGTCCAGGTTCTGTCTGGAACCGTATTCCACAGGATCGGCGCGATGATTTGATCGAGTTCGCGCTGGAATTTGAGGCCCTGACGACACGGGAGCTGGCGGTGAAATACACCGACGAGAAGCGGTATTTTATATCTGAATCATCAGCATATCGTATTCTGAAGGAAGCTGACCTGATCACGGCGCCCGCGCATGTGGTGATCAAGGCGGCCGACGAGTTTAAAGACAAAACCACGGCAATCAACCAGATGTGGCAGACCGATTTCACCTACTTCAAGATCATCGGGTGGGGCTGGTATTACCTCAGCACGATCCTGGACGATTACAGCCGCTACATCATTGCGTGGAAGCTCTGCAGCACCATGCGTGCTGCCGATGTGACCGACACTATCGAGTTGGCTCTGGCGGAATCGGGTTGCGACCAGGCGGTCGTGCGCCACAAGCCGCGGCTGCTCAGCGACAACGGCTCATGCTATATCTCTGGCGATCTGGCCGATTGGCTGGAGGATCACAAAATGACGCACGTCCGCGGGGCGCCATTCCACCCACAGACACAAGGCAAGATCGAACGCTGGCACCAAACTATGAAGAACCGGGTTCTGCTGGAGAATTACTACCTGCCCGGCGATCTCGAGCAGCAGATCGGGGCCTTCGTCGAATATTACAATAACCAACGATACCACGAGAGTCTGAACAACGTCACACCCGCCGACGTCTACTTCGGCCGCGATAAAGCCATTCTCAGGGAAAGGGAGAAGATCAAGAAACAGACAATCCGACAGCGCCGCTTGCAACACCAGAAACAAGCCGCATAA
- a CDS encoding 4'-phosphopantetheinyl transferase family protein, with protein sequence MTRQAVVADALQNLLGPDFGIGVTDPTEAGGGLWPQETPAIAKAVRKRRLEFTAGRVAARQAMAELGLPPQPVLQAPDRAPLWPTGMIGSIAHCDRVCIAAIALSGTARSIGIDIEPDTALPADLEQIICTPNERRWLDRHPLADRDRLAKLIFSCKESVYKAQYPLTGEMIGFEMVEIQPDLARHSFLALPSKKSVFGRLSGQFAFAGGFILTCYRIL encoded by the coding sequence ATGACCCGTCAGGCGGTCGTAGCTGATGCGCTGCAAAACCTTTTGGGGCCAGATTTCGGGATTGGCGTAACCGATCCCACTGAGGCCGGTGGCGGTCTGTGGCCCCAAGAGACACCGGCTATTGCCAAGGCAGTGCGCAAACGGCGGCTTGAATTCACCGCCGGCCGCGTCGCCGCCCGGCAGGCCATGGCAGAGCTTGGCTTGCCGCCGCAGCCGGTCCTTCAGGCCCCCGATCGCGCCCCGCTCTGGCCCACGGGCATGATTGGAAGTATTGCCCATTGCGACAGGGTCTGCATTGCCGCAATTGCCCTATCGGGCACGGCCCGCAGCATCGGCATTGACATCGAACCGGACACCGCCCTGCCCGCTGACCTGGAACAGATCATCTGCACCCCAAACGAGCGCCGCTGGCTTGACCGCCATCCGCTGGCTGATCGCGACCGATTGGCCAAACTGATCTTTAGCTGCAAGGAAAGTGTCTACAAAGCCCAGTACCCACTAACCGGCGAGATGATCGGCTTTGAGATGGTCGAAATTCAGCCCGACTTGGCAAGACACAGTTTTCTGGCTCTGCCATCAAAAAAATCCGTTTTTGGCAGGTTGAGCGGGCAGTTTGCATTCGCAGGCGGCTTTATACTAACTTGCTACAGAATACTCTAG
- the motA gene encoding flagellar motor stator protein MotA yields the protein MLGLIGIVVIFVMVFGGYLAAGGKLGIIMKSLPFEMMMIGGAATGAFLLGNDMAAVKHTIKDIGKVFKGAKWKQGDYRDLLCLLFELVRLGRQNPVAIEEHIEAPEDSSIFSKYPRILADKEAVALISDTLRSASMNYDDPHQVEEVLEKRMDATLQHALHSSHALQTVADGLPALGIVAAVLGVIKTMASIDQPPEILGKMIGGALVGTFLGVFLAYGLVGPFAAKVKAVIEEDAHFYQLIREVLVANLHNHATNICIEVGRQNTPSHCRPTFGDLEESLKMVKQDAA from the coding sequence ATGCTCGGTCTTATCGGTATCGTGGTCATCTTTGTGATGGTGTTCGGAGGCTATTTGGCAGCGGGCGGCAAGCTTGGCATTATCATGAAGTCGCTTCCCTTCGAAATGATGATGATTGGTGGCGCTGCAACTGGAGCGTTCTTGCTTGGCAACGACATGGCCGCCGTCAAACATACGATCAAAGACATCGGCAAGGTGTTCAAGGGGGCGAAATGGAAGCAGGGCGACTATCGCGATCTTCTTTGCCTTCTCTTCGAACTGGTGCGTTTGGGAAGGCAGAACCCGGTTGCCATTGAAGAGCATATAGAAGCGCCGGAGGACTCCTCTATTTTCAGTAAATACCCAAGGATTTTGGCCGACAAGGAGGCTGTTGCTCTCATAAGCGACACGTTGCGCTCGGCCTCAATGAACTACGACGATCCGCATCAGGTAGAGGAAGTGCTGGAAAAAAGGATGGATGCAACGCTGCAACATGCGCTTCATTCCAGCCACGCCCTGCAAACTGTCGCGGACGGCTTGCCAGCCTTGGGCATCGTCGCTGCCGTGCTTGGTGTGATCAAGACCATGGCGTCAATCGACCAGCCTCCTGAAATACTGGGTAAAATGATCGGCGGCGCATTGGTGGGCACGTTTTTGGGCGTTTTTCTAGCGTACGGTCTGGTTGGTCCCTTCGCTGCAAAGGTCAAAGCTGTCATTGAAGAGGATGCGCATTTTTACCAGCTGATACGCGAGGTACTGGTCGCCAATCTTCACAATCATGCGACGAATATTTGCATTGAAGTCGGCCGGCAAAATACACCTTCCCACTGCAGACCGACCTTCGGTGATTTGGAAGAGTCTCTCAAGATGGTCAAGCAGGACGCGGCATGA
- the galE gene encoding UDP-glucose 4-epimerase GalE — protein sequence MHILLTGGAGYIGTHVMLCCLEAGHSVTVVDDFSNSSPKAIARVEALAGCRVVFHQGDIRDAALLDRVFQESKIDTVLHFAGLKAVNESVENPLSYYDVNVGGTIALAQAMGRAGVFRLVFSSTASVYGEQEKMPLTESSPIDDPTSPYGRSKRMVEQILEDHCASDPRWAIAVLRYFNPAGAHISGQIGEDPRGTPANLIPYATQVAIGQRAALSVFGNDYPTPDGTGVRDYIHVMDLAAGHLMAVDYLRMHMGYRVWNLGTGRGHSVLQIVQELENIIGKPLPTNFAERRSGDIAQCWADPARAERELGWRAQHDLNEMLADHWRWQKLNPKGYDS from the coding sequence ATGCATATCCTTTTGACAGGCGGTGCTGGTTATATCGGTACACATGTGATGCTTTGCTGCTTGGAAGCTGGGCATAGCGTCACGGTGGTCGATGACTTTTCGAATAGCTCGCCCAAGGCGATTGCCCGGGTAGAAGCACTAGCTGGATGTCGTGTAGTGTTTCATCAAGGCGATATTCGTGATGCGGCGCTGCTTGATCGCGTCTTCCAAGAGTCAAAGATCGATACCGTATTGCACTTTGCGGGTCTTAAGGCCGTCAACGAGAGTGTTGAAAACCCTCTTTCCTATTACGATGTGAATGTGGGTGGCACTATCGCGCTTGCTCAGGCGATGGGACGAGCGGGGGTGTTTCGGCTTGTCTTTAGTTCAACCGCATCTGTCTACGGTGAGCAGGAAAAGATGCCTTTGACCGAGAGCAGTCCTATTGACGATCCCACCAGCCCCTATGGCCGCTCAAAACGGATGGTGGAACAAATACTCGAGGATCACTGTGCATCAGACCCACGCTGGGCAATAGCCGTACTGCGTTATTTTAATCCTGCTGGAGCGCACATTAGTGGACAGATCGGAGAGGATCCGCGCGGTACACCTGCGAATCTAATACCATATGCGACGCAAGTAGCGATTGGACAGCGTGCGGCGCTGTCTGTGTTTGGGAATGACTACCCCACGCCTGATGGCACGGGGGTGCGCGACTATATCCATGTTATGGATTTAGCGGCCGGACATTTGATGGCTGTGGATTACTTGCGGATGCATATGGGATACCGTGTCTGGAATCTTGGAACGGGCAGAGGGCATTCGGTCCTTCAGATTGTCCAAGAGCTAGAAAACATCATTGGCAAGCCGTTGCCAACAAACTTTGCGGAACGACGTTCGGGCGACATAGCACAATGCTGGGCAGATCCAGCACGTGCCGAGCGCGAACTGGGATGGCGGGCGCAGCATGACCTCAACGAGATGCTTGCCGATCACTGGCGCTGGCAGAAACTAAATCCGAAAGGCTATGATAGTTGA
- a CDS encoding MotE family protein, whose product MSRTGKSRRKRTVRGGLMMISGLLVASAALRLGGDAGQAWARVADAPFESTPGNTSSACATDDDLHDMLKSFQSREARIKKEESEIEDRRQALKLADRQIESKLARLQEAEEELRQTLTMADTAAESDVERLTKVYESMKPKQAAALFEEMNPDFAAGFLGRMRPEAAAGIMAGLSPQAAHMFSVVLAGRNAGAPKE is encoded by the coding sequence ATGAGTCGAACAGGAAAGAGCAGACGCAAAAGGACGGTACGCGGAGGGCTGATGATGATCTCTGGATTGCTTGTCGCTTCTGCGGCTCTACGGCTTGGTGGAGATGCCGGTCAGGCTTGGGCGCGCGTCGCAGATGCGCCATTCGAAAGCACGCCGGGCAATACGTCGTCGGCCTGCGCCACGGATGATGATTTGCATGACATGCTGAAGAGTTTTCAGTCGCGAGAGGCGCGCATCAAGAAGGAGGAAAGCGAGATTGAAGATCGTCGACAGGCGCTAAAGCTGGCCGATCGGCAGATCGAAAGCAAGCTCGCCCGCCTGCAGGAGGCTGAAGAAGAGCTGCGCCAGACTTTGACGATGGCCGATACCGCCGCCGAAAGTGATGTCGAACGTTTGACGAAGGTCTACGAGAGCATGAAGCCCAAACAGGCTGCGGCTCTTTTTGAGGAGATGAATCCCGATTTTGCGGCAGGCTTTCTTGGACGGATGCGACCCGAGGCAGCAGCGGGAATCATGGCGGGGCTCAGTCCACAGGCTGCGCACATGTTCTCGGTCGTACTTGCCGGTCGCAACGCTGGCGCCCCGAAAGAATGA
- a CDS encoding glycosyltransferase family 1 protein, translated as MLPTLDALAGKYALARPVNRPATLFLGRPFTKGARKKLVIYYEPNSISFTQVYPFLYYQDTLKARFGLEVRCYPVTKLLAGGAVRHDDADIVLLQAWFTVSEDTLQDVFGRLVQANPQASISFMDTFAHSDIRMARHLEPNVDFYLKKSVFRDEQDFLRPFRGGTNLTEYYGDLYGIDADPIDWNVPESMVEKLRLSPNFFTDPRFLHDFATKDAPSHTDRPIDIQTRFGIRGTDWYQAMRQQALDRVRAIPGLKLSAPDTISWAKYMQEMRHSKLCLSPFGYGELCWRDVEAVATGSVLIKPDMSHLDTRPDIYEAGVTYLPIKWDFSDLEDVVQMALSDAGLRRDITQNAYQRVAEYVRDKRFVDDMAFLFDKL; from the coding sequence ATGCTTCCAACACTTGACGCTCTTGCCGGAAAATATGCGCTTGCGCGTCCTGTCAATCGGCCAGCGACCCTCTTTCTTGGGCGACCTTTTACAAAAGGCGCGAGGAAGAAACTGGTCATCTACTATGAGCCCAATAGCATCAGTTTCACCCAAGTTTATCCTTTCCTCTACTATCAGGACACGCTGAAAGCCCGCTTTGGGCTGGAGGTCAGATGCTATCCGGTCACCAAACTGCTTGCGGGCGGGGCCGTGCGGCACGATGACGCCGATATTGTGCTGCTTCAGGCGTGGTTCACGGTGTCCGAGGATACTCTGCAAGACGTGTTTGGCCGACTCGTACAGGCCAACCCGCAAGCCTCAATTTCATTTATGGATACCTTTGCTCATAGTGACATCCGGATGGCGCGCCATCTGGAACCTAACGTCGATTTCTACCTCAAGAAATCTGTATTCAGGGACGAACAGGATTTCCTGCGTCCGTTTCGAGGCGGTACAAATCTTACAGAATACTATGGCGATCTGTACGGGATTGATGCGGATCCGATCGATTGGAACGTACCGGAAAGCATGGTTGAGAAACTGCGCCTGAGCCCGAATTTTTTCACGGATCCTCGTTTTTTGCACGATTTCGCCACGAAGGATGCGCCCTCACACACGGACCGTCCAATCGATATCCAGACCCGGTTTGGCATTCGCGGTACGGATTGGTACCAAGCGATGCGCCAGCAAGCGTTGGACCGTGTCCGCGCGATCCCCGGTCTGAAGCTTTCTGCGCCAGATACCATCTCCTGGGCGAAATACATGCAGGAAATGCGCCACTCAAAGCTATGTCTAAGCCCTTTTGGCTACGGCGAGCTATGCTGGCGCGATGTCGAGGCTGTTGCGACCGGATCGGTTTTGATCAAGCCGGATATGAGCCATCTGGATACAAGGCCCGATATCTACGAGGCCGGGGTTACGTATCTTCCGATTAAATGGGATTTCAGCGATCTGGAGGATGTCGTTCAAATGGCCCTGTCGGATGCCGGGCTGCGACGGGATATCACGCAAAATGCTTATCAAAGAGTTGCAGAATACGTGAGAGACAAGCGTTTCGTCGACGATATGGCGTTTCTCTTCGACAAGCTCTGA